CCTGCCGCCACTCAACGCCATTCGCAGCCGGCTGGGCGCGCCGGCAGTCCGGTCGGTCGACGAGTTTCTACGTCGAGCACCGCTGCTGCTGGCCGTGGGTGGCGAACCGCTGGAATACCCGCACCCCGGCTGGGGTGACTCTGTGCATCTGATCGGCGCTTGCGCGTTCGAGCCAGCGCCCTCGACCGCTCCGGCGTGGCTGTCACGAATCGAACAGCCCCTCGTGTTGGTGTCCACGTCGTCGATCCGCCAAGCGGATACGGTGCTGGGAGCGACCGCGCTGGAGGCGTTGGCCGGTGAACCGGTCCATGTGGTCGCCACCTTCCCGGCCGGCATACCCGCGGGCATGCCGAGGACACCCAATGCGACTGTGTGCCAATACGTCTCCCACCGCGCGGTGCTGGCCCGAGCCGTCTGCGCGATCACCCACGGCGGCATGGGAACCACGCAAAAGGCGCTCGACTGCGGTGTTCCGGTGTGTGTCGTACCGTTCGCGCGAGATCAGGCCGAGGTGGCGCGACGTGTCGAAATGGCACGCTGCGGAACCCGGCTGCCGGCGAAAAAGCTGACCGCGCGGCGGCTGCGGGCCAGCATGTACGAGGCAATGACGATGACCGACGGGGCACGGCGGGTGGCCGCCGGTTTCGCCGCCACCGGAGGCGTCGCGCGCGGCGCCGACCTGATCGAGAGCCGTCTGCTCAGCCAGCCGCCGCGGCGCAGTAGCTCGACTCGACGGCGCCGGGTCGGAAGACGGTCAGCGCTGGCCGCGCCGCGGCAAGCGGCGCGGCGCGGCGCGGGCGAACACCAGCCAGGACACGCCCGCCGCTACGAATGCGAGCAACTGCAGGGCCCTGGTCGCGTCGGCCGGGTAGAGCACTCCTTCGACGTAATGGTCGATGAATCCGCCCTGATCCAGCGGACGCATCTGCGCCTTTTCGCGAGCCATATTCTCCAGCCACGTCAACGGGCACGGGGCGGCCCATCTGACCACGGCCACCCCCCACACCACGGTCGCCACGTGCAGCCAGATGGTGCGCGGCCAGCGCAGCGCCAAAAATCCTCCGCTCGGCACGTAGATCAGGTACGCGAAATGGGCAGCGGCCGCTACGACGACGACGGCGCGGTACAGAAGTCTCATGGGGATGCCCAGGTTAGCGTGAAGGTCGACGCAACCGTGGCCGATCCGGCTTCGATGCATCTCCCTTCAGCCCGGCCGCAGTCTGCCCCCACTATCAAACGATGCACAATCGATGCATGTGGTCAACATTGGAAACGGGGTACTCCGACAGCCATGAAGCGACTCGCCCCCGAAGCCACGGCCCGGCAGACGCCCACGCTGCAGCTGGGCCGGAGGGGCCGCGTTGAGCGCCGTTGACGAACGCATGCTCGCGTTACCCACTGTGGGGTGGGCATACCGCGACGGGAATGCCGCCTTCGAGACCTGGCGGGCCAGCGTGCGCGACGCCGTGCTGGCTTCGGTGGCCGACTTCGTCGCCACCCGCTGCGCGGTCGACCTGCGCGGGCCAGGCGCCGACATTGCCGCCGAGGTCGTGCAGGGATTCGTCGGTGGCGGCAAGTGCGTGCGCTCGACCTTCGCATTGCTGGGCTGGCTGTGCGGGGCCGATGCCGGGGCGGCGGCGCTGCGGGCGGCCGCCAGCCTCGAGTTGCTGCACGCATTCGCGCTGCTGCAAGACGACGTAATGGACGATTCGCCGGTGCGCCGCGGGCGCGCCTCGGCGCACGTGCAATTCGCTTGCTGGCATCGCGACCGTGGGCTGTCCGGGTCGTCGAGCCGATTCGGGGAGTCGGCCGCGATGCTGCTCGGCGATCTGTGCCTGGTGTGGGCCGAGCAAATGCTGCGGGGAAGCGGACTCGCCCGCGACGCCCTCGACCGCGCCTGGCCGCGCTACGACACCATGCGGACCGAACTCGCGGTCGGGCAACTCGGTGACATTGTCGTCGATGCCGCGAGCCTGCCCAGTCTGGTTGAGGTGCTCGACGTCGCGCGCCGCAAGTCGGGTAACTACACCGTGCGCTGGCCGCTGGAAATCGGAGCCGTCCTCGCTGGCTGCGATGACGATGTGCTCACGCTGCTCAGCGGCTACGGTGAGGCCGTGGGCGAGGCCTTTCAGATGCGAGACGACCTGCTCGGTATCTACGGCTCGCCGCGGGTTACCGGTAAGCCCGCGGGCGCCGATCTGTCGGAGCGCAAGGCCACCACCGTCGTGGTGGCCGCCTATCAGCTGGCGGACAACGGGTTACGGCGTCGGTTGTCGGAGTTGATGGGCTCGGCTGAGCTTGACCAGTCCGCCGTCGACCAGTGGCGCACACTGATCGCGGCCACCGGCGCAGTGGAGTTGATCGAGCAGATGATCGCCGAGCGGGTCGCCGCCGCGCTGGAACTGCTCAGCAGCGACCGTATCGACCACGGCGTGCGCGACGCGTTGGCCGACATGGCCGTGGCATGCTCGCAGCGGGCGGCATGATGCGCACGGTCGTGGGCACAACTGACCACGTCGTGGTGGTGGGGGCTGGGCTGGCCGGGCTGTCGGCGGCTCTGCATCTGGCGGGTCGCGGCCGCGCGGTCACCGTGGTCGAGCGCGCCGGCGTTCCCGGCGGCCGGGCGGGCCGCAAAGACGTCGACGGCTACCGCCTGGACACCGGGCCGACGGTGCTGACCATGCCGGAGGTCATCGACGATGTCTTTGCGGCCGTGGGCGAGTCGACCGCGGACCGGCTGGAGCTGCGCGCGGTGCGTCCGGCTTACCGGGCGGTGTTCGCCGACGGCGAAAGCCTCGATGTGCACTGCGACGCGGCCGCGATGACCGCCGAGATCCGGCGGTTCGCCGCCCGGATCAGGCCCACGGCTACCGACGGTTGCGGGACTGGCTCACCCGGCTGTATCGGGTCGAGTTCGACAGTTTCATCGCCGCCAACTTCGACTCGCCACTGTCGCTGGTCACCCCCCAGCTGGCGCGGCTGGCCGCCATCGGGGGCTTCCGCCGGTGGGACACGATGGTGGGCCGGTTCATCACCGACGAACGACTGCGGCGAGTATTCACCTTCCAGGCCCTCTACGCCGGGGTCCCTCCGCAGCGCGCGCTGGCTGTTTACGCCGTGATCGCCTACATGGACACCGTCGCCGGGGTGTACTTTCCGCGCGGTGGAGTGCGGGCGTTGCCCGATGCACTGGCCGCGGCGGCGGCCAATGCCGGAGTCGAATTCCGTTACGGTGCAACAGTATCCGCCTTAGAATCCCGCGCCGGGCGGGTGGTTGGGTTGCGCACCGATACGGGTGAGCGGATCGGGTGCGACGCGCTGGTGCTGACCACCGAACTGCCCGACACCTACCGGCTGTTGGGCCGAACGCCGCGCCGGCTGCTGCCGCTGCGGCACGCGCCGTCGGCGGTCGTCGTGCACGTCGGATGCCGGGCGGCAGAGCACGAAACTGCCCTGCACACAATCCTTTTCGGCCGCGCTTGGGAAAAGACATTTCGCGACATCATCGACGACGGCCGCCTGATGGCTGACCCCTCGCTGCTGGTCAGCAGGCTCACCGCCGGCGATCCCGCTTTGGCGCCGGCCGGCCGTGACCTGCTCTACATCCTGGCGCCGGCCCCCAACACCGTTGTCGGGACTGTCGATTGGGACGTAACCGGGCGGGCCTACACCGACGAGCTGATCGCCACGGTGACCGATCGGCTGCCCCAACTCGGGGCCGACGCAGAAGTGCTGCACGTCGTGACTCCCGCGGATTGGGCGCGCGACGGGATGGCTGCGGGCACCCCGTTCGCGCTGGCGCACACGTTCACTCAGACCGGGCCGTTCCGCCCGGCCAACACCTTGCGCGGCGTCGAGAACGTGGTGCTGGCGGGATCGTCGACCGTGCCCGGCGTGGGTGTGCCCACTGCGCTGCTGTCCGGGCGGCTGGCCGCTGACCGGATCACCGGGGCGGCCACCCGGACGACCGTTGCCCGCCTACCGGGCCGGCCGCGATGATCGGTTCCGAACTCGACGCCGCCGGCGTGCGCGACCCCGCGCTGCGGGCCGCGTATCGGCACTGCCGCCGCCTCAACGCGCGATACGGCCGCACCTTCTTCCTGGCGACCAGGCTGCTCGCGCCCGATCAGCGGCCCGCGGTGCACGCGCTGTACGGGTTTGCCCGGCAGGCCGACGACATCCTCGACGATTTCGACCCGGGGCTTAGCACCACCGAGCGGGCCCGGCGACTGCAATGTCTGGCCGCTCGGTTGGCCGACCGGCTAAGGCACGGCCACCGGACCGACGACGACCCGGCGTTGACGGCGGTGGTGCATACCGCCCGCGCCTACGCGATCCCGTGGCAGCTGTTCGATGCTTTCCTGGCATCGATGCGAATGGACCTGACCGTCACCGACTATCCCGACCGGGATGCGCTGGACCGCTACGTGCACGGCTCAGCCGAGGTGATCGGGCTGCAGCTGCTGCCGGTGCTCGGCACCGTCGCTCCTCGCGAAGAAGCCGCCCCGTACGCCGCGGCACTGGGAAAAGCGTTTCAGCTCACGAACTTTCTGCGTGACATCGACGAGGATCTGCAGCGCGGGCGGATCTATCTGCCCGCTGACGAGCTGGCCGCCCACGATGTCGACCGCGACGTGCTGATGTGGTGCCACACCCACCGACGCACCGACCCCAGAGTGCGGGCCGCGCTGGTCGAGCAGCACGCGGTCACCCGCAAGATCTATGACTATGCCCGCGGCGGCATCGCGATGCTGCAGCCGCGATCACGCCCCTGCGTGGCGGTGGCCTCGACCTTGTACTCGGAGATACTGGACCGCATCGAAGACATCGACTTCGCTGTGTTCAGCCAGCGCGCCACCGTCGGCACCGGGCGGCGGCTGCAGGTGGCCGGCGCGGGCCTGTTGCGGGCATGGGCGGCGCGGTTGCGCGGGGGTAAGGGCTAACCATGGACCGCTGGCAATACCTGGTCGTGCTGGCCTGCTGCCTGGCCGTCACCGCGCCGCTGGAGATGTTCGGCGCCGGCGTATACCGGCAGCCCCGGCGGCTGCTGGCCGCGGTGTTGCCGGTCGCGGCCGTGTTCGTGGCGTGGGACGTGGCGGCCATCGCCGCCCATGTGTGGACCTACAGCCCGCGCTTCACCACAGGTGTCGTGCTGCCCGGGCGCATCCCGATCGAGGAGGTGCTGTTCTTCCTCGTCATCCCGCTGTGCGGGCTCCTTACCTACAACGCGGTCAGTGCAATTCTGGGCCGGCTGCGCCGAATCCGGATCAGGTCGGTGCGGCGGTCATGAGCGGCCTGGGATACACGCTGCCCGCTGTCGCGTCGGTGGTCGCGGTGTGTGCGCTGGAGTTCGCGGCGCTGCACACCGGGTTGTTTCGCCGACTGGCGTACTGGATTTCCCTGGTGATCGTGCTGGGCTTTCAGATTCCGGTGGACGGCTGGCTGACCAAGC
This Mycobacterium xenopi DNA region includes the following protein-coding sequences:
- the crtI gene encoding phytoene desaturase family protein; translation: MRRGRDDRRDPAVRRPDQAHGYRRLRDWLTRLYRVEFDSFIAANFDSPLSLVTPQLARLAAIGGFRRWDTMVGRFITDERLRRVFTFQALYAGVPPQRALAVYAVIAYMDTVAGVYFPRGGVRALPDALAAAAANAGVEFRYGATVSALESRAGRVVGLRTDTGERIGCDALVLTTELPDTYRLLGRTPRRLLPLRHAPSAVVVHVGCRAAEHETALHTILFGRAWEKTFRDIIDDGRLMADPSLLVSRLTAGDPALAPAGRDLLYILAPAPNTVVGTVDWDVTGRAYTDELIATVTDRLPQLGADAEVLHVVTPADWARDGMAAGTPFALAHTFTQTGPFRPANTLRGVENVVLAGSSTVPGVGVPTALLSGRLAADRITGAATRTTVARLPGRPR
- a CDS encoding phytoene/squalene synthase family protein produces the protein MIGSELDAAGVRDPALRAAYRHCRRLNARYGRTFFLATRLLAPDQRPAVHALYGFARQADDILDDFDPGLSTTERARRLQCLAARLADRLRHGHRTDDDPALTAVVHTARAYAIPWQLFDAFLASMRMDLTVTDYPDRDALDRYVHGSAEVIGLQLLPVLGTVAPREEAAPYAAALGKAFQLTNFLRDIDEDLQRGRIYLPADELAAHDVDRDVLMWCHTHRRTDPRVRAALVEQHAVTRKIYDYARGGIAMLQPRSRPCVAVASTLYSEILDRIEDIDFAVFSQRATVGTGRRLQVAGAGLLRAWAARLRGGKG
- a CDS encoding polyprenyl synthetase family protein — encoded protein: MLALPTVGWAYRDGNAAFETWRASVRDAVLASVADFVATRCAVDLRGPGADIAAEVVQGFVGGGKCVRSTFALLGWLCGADAGAAALRAAASLELLHAFALLQDDVMDDSPVRRGRASAHVQFACWHRDRGLSGSSSRFGESAAMLLGDLCLVWAEQMLRGSGLARDALDRAWPRYDTMRTELAVGQLGDIVVDAASLPSLVEVLDVARRKSGNYTVRWPLEIGAVLAGCDDDVLTLLSGYGEAVGEAFQMRDDLLGIYGSPRVTGKPAGADLSERKATTVVVAAYQLADNGLRRRLSELMGSAELDQSAVDQWRTLIAATGAVELIEQMIAERVAAALELLSSDRIDHGVRDALADMAVACSQRAA
- a CDS encoding DUF2784 domain-containing protein, with the translated sequence MHRSRIGHGCVDLHANLGIPMRLLYRAVVVVAAAAHFAYLIYVPSGGFLALRWPRTIWLHVATVVWGVAVVRWAAPCPLTWLENMAREKAQMRPLDQGGFIDHYVEGVLYPADATRALQLLAFVAAGVSWLVFARAAPRRLPRRGQR
- a CDS encoding lycopene cyclase domain-containing protein; translated protein: MDRWQYLVVLACCLAVTAPLEMFGAGVYRQPRRLLAAVLPVAAVFVAWDVAAIAAHVWTYSPRFTTGVVLPGRIPIEEVLFFLVIPLCGLLTYNAVSAILGRLRRIRIRSVRRS
- a CDS encoding lycopene cyclase domain-containing protein; translated protein: MSGLGYTLPAVASVVAVCALEFAALHTGLFRRLAYWISLVIVLGFQIPVDGWLTKRSAPIVSYDERHTSGIRFPFDIPVEDFMFGFALVTAVLLLWEHQRRRDRQDAS